GCGTGTTCAACAATGTTGTTGAGGGCTTCCGCAAGGACCAGTTCGACGGTTCCGGCTTCTTCTTTGTCTAAATCCAAGGGGCTCAAAGCTTGCGCAAATTGAGAGAGCACTTCTCTTACAGCCATTGCGTTGCTTTTGATGGAGGCTTCAAATGGGGGCAATCGTGCCATTTGTGAGTGACTTCCTTGCGCAAGCGCTAGTGTTGAAGTTCTGCAAGGGCGCCGTCAACTGTTGTGAAGACGCTGAAAACTGTATCCATTCGCGTCAATTGAAAGACTCGTTCGACCGTCGGATTTAATCCAGCGAGCGCCATTTTACGCTCAACGCCGAGGTTCTTCATGGCGGAGACAATCGCGCCCAGCCCACTGGAATCAATGAATTGTACTTCGCTGAGGTCGAGGACGACGATGTCCTTGCATCCATCTGTCTGAACCCGCATGGCATCCTTAAAAGCAAGCGCGACCGCAGCGTCGATTCGTTCTTCCTGAACCGAAACGATGCACAGTGCGTCTTCTGTTTGTTTGGAGAGTTGCATAATGTAGCCTCATCATAGGTTTGGTATCGCCTTAACGGACAAGTCTTACGAATCCATTAGGCATCAAGGAGACGCAGAGATGCAGGATGTTTTCATAGCGGGCGCTGCACGGACCCCAATGGGCGGATTTCAGGGAGATTTCAGCACATTGGAGGCTTCCGATCTCGGAGGTGTTGCATTCAAAGCGGCGCTTCATGGGGCTGGTTCAACCACGGTTGATGAAGTGATGATGGGCTGTGTTTTGCCCGCGGGGCAGGGCCAAGCGCCGGCGCGGCAGGCCAGCTTCAAAGCGGGATTGGGCGATGAAGTACCAGCGACCACGCTCAACAAAATGTGCGGGTCAGGCATGAAAGCCGTGATGATAGCATATGATCAAATAGCCCTTGGGCAAAGCAGTGTCGTGCTCGCCGGTGGTATGGAAAGCATGACAAATGCGCCCTACATGCTGCCAAAAATGCGGGATGGCGCGCGATTGGGCCATGCTCAAGTGATCGACCATATGTTTCTGGACGGTCTGGAAGATGCCTATGACAAAGGGCGCCTGATGGGCACTTTTGCAGAGGATTGTGCTGAAGTCTTCCAATTCACGCGTGAGGTCCAGGATGCTTATGCGCTGACCTCTTTATCGCGCGCACTGGAGGCGCAAAAATCCGGCGCGTTTGAAGAGGAAATTACGACCGTCTCGGTTCGATCACGCAAAGGCACTGTGGTCATTTCAAGCGACGAACAACCTGCTACCGCGCGCCCGGAAAAAATACCGCAACTGAAACCGGCTTTCCGTGAAGGTGGTACGGTCACCGCGGCAAACGCATCGTCGATTTCGGACGGCGCGGCAGCGCTTGTTCTTGCGTCAGGAGATGCTGCGCGCACCAAGGGTTTGAATGTCCGAGCGCGGGTTGTTGGGCATGCAAGTCACGCGCAGGCACCGGGCCTTTTCACCACTGCCCCGGTGCCAGCAGCGCAGAAGTTACTGGCCCGGATCGGATGGGAAAAGGACGACGTGGACCTTTGGGAAGTTAACGAAGCATTCGCGGTTGTACCGCTTGCTTTCATGCATGAAATGGGCCTTGCTCATGATATCGTAAACGTCAATGGCGGCGCTTGTGCCTTGGGTCACCCGATCGGTGCATCCGGCGCACGCATTCTGGTCACATTGTTGAATGCAATGGAGAAACGTGACGCAAAGCGGGGTATCGCGGCGATTTGTATAGGAGGCGGTGAAGGCACAGCCGTTGCAATTGAACGCCTGTGACCGTCGACTATGGTGATTTGTCAGAAACGATCAGATCACTGACCAACGGGGAAACGGATGCTGTGGCATTGATGGCGACCGTTACCTGCGAGGTGCATCATTCGGACGCCGGTTTGACTGGACCGGTTTTTACCGCATGACCGCGCCGGACGTGCTAAAAATCGGGCCTTATCAAGGCGGGCATGGCTGTCCGGTGATCCTATTTGATCGTGGGGTTTGCGGTGCCGCAGCGCGCACGGGGCAAGTACAGTTGGTTTCAGATGTTGCTTCTTTTGATGGGCATATTGCATGTGCGTCGTCCACGAAATCCGAATTGGTTTTGCCCGTCAGGAATGGCAACGGAGACCTCATCGCTGTATTCGACATTGACAGTGATCAACCGGATGCGTTCACTGATTAGGACGCAGAAGAACTGGGCATCAT
This genomic interval from Paracoccaceae bacterium contains the following:
- a CDS encoding STAS domain-containing protein — its product is MQLSKQTEDALCIVSVQEERIDAAVALAFKDAMRVQTDGCKDIVVLDLSEVQFIDSSGLGAIVSAMKNLGVERKMALAGLNPTVERVFQLTRMDTVFSVFTTVDGALAELQH
- a CDS encoding acetyl-CoA C-acyltransferase — its product is MQDVFIAGAARTPMGGFQGDFSTLEASDLGGVAFKAALHGAGSTTVDEVMMGCVLPAGQGQAPARQASFKAGLGDEVPATTLNKMCGSGMKAVMIAYDQIALGQSSVVLAGGMESMTNAPYMLPKMRDGARLGHAQVIDHMFLDGLEDAYDKGRLMGTFAEDCAEVFQFTREVQDAYALTSLSRALEAQKSGAFEEEITTVSVRSRKGTVVISSDEQPATARPEKIPQLKPAFREGGTVTAANASSISDGAAALVLASGDAARTKGLNVRARVVGHASHAQAPGLFTTAPVPAAQKLLARIGWEKDDVDLWEVNEAFAVVPLAFMHEMGLAHDIVNVNGGACALGHPIGASGARILVTLLNAMEKRDAKRGIAAICIGGGEGTAVAIERL